In Amia ocellicauda isolate fAmiCal2 chromosome 5, fAmiCal2.hap1, whole genome shotgun sequence, a genomic segment contains:
- the LOC136749557 gene encoding uncharacterized protein LOC136749557 — protein sequence MDLGEKRPNKWWTETDTFAMLALIEELDLVRELDKKRQRNDSHFRRLRHSLAKRNIHFTVNQIRNRWKSLKHKYRKIKTAGYRSPAAKLSAIESFRYFKKLDRMLARRPKAPGQPDTAGGGMMGGSCVDGNLVVLSASELEDHTDSDVPQSCSASHWESMAGPDGDSEDSKGLRDETADYRTAHWDTEEEVVTLGLSGEYLYPVRTEPHLLSSFHALDGARDPSSSSPGASPGPCEDTSSLILQQLTILNHRLGEQLAEQRAFHCSMLGLMDRQIEVLQQLSNSTRPPAKEAEKDRDPTTSQQVHDALVHILRGVEQARAQGLAPCPSKPTPESPLPSWTVSLLEVHQGSPPTSETPNPSAPDPAPQPQREGRPDPPGAPLPEQPPTSPRKGVLLKGLSISCQHK from the exons ATGGACCTGGGTGAGAAGAGGCCCAACAAGTGGTGGACGGAGACGGACACCTTCGCCATGCTGGCCCTGATCGAGGAGCTGGACCTGGTGCGCGAGCTGGACAAGAAACGCCAGCGCAACGACTCGCACTTCCGCCGCCTGCGCCACAGCCTGGCCAAGCGCAACATCCACTTCACCGTCAACCAGATCCGCAACCGATGGAAGAGCCTCAAGCACAAGTACCGCAAGATCAAGACGGCCGGCTACCGCAGCCCCGCCGCCAAGCTCTCCGCCATCGAGTCCTTCCGCTACTTCAAGAAGCTTGACCGCATGTTGGCTAGAAGACCCAAAGCTCCCGGGCAGCCTGACACAGCTGGAGGAGGGATGATGGGGGGGAGCTGCGTTGATGGCAACCTGGTGGTGCTCTCTGCATCTGAGCTGGAGGATCACACTGACA GCGATGTTCCTCAGTCCTGCTCGGCTTCTCACTGGGAGAGCATGGCTGGGCCTGACGGCGACAGCGAGGACAGCAAGGGGCTTCGCGATGAGACTGCTGACTACAGGACAGCCCACTGGGACACTGAAGAGGAGGTGGTGACATTGGGGCTGTCGGGGGAATACCTGTACCCAGTCAGGACTGAACCTCACTTGCTGTCCTCCTTTCATGCTCTAGATGGCGCTAGAGATCCCAGCAGCAGTAGCCCAGGAGCCTCGCcag GGCCCTGCGAGGACACCAGCAGCCTGATCCTGCAGCAGCTCACCATCCTCAACCACCGGCTGGGGGAGCAGCTGGCGGAGCAGAGGGCCTTCCACTGCAGCATGCTGGGCCTCATGGACCGGCAGATCGAGGTCCTACAGCAGCTCTCCAACTCCACCCGGCCTCCCGCCAAGGAGGCCGAGAAAGACAGGGACCCCACCACCAGCCAGCAGGTCCATGATGCCCTGGTGCACATCCTGAGGGGCGTGGAGCAGGCCAGGGCGCAGGGACTGGCCCCCTGCCCCTCTAAACCCACCCCGGAGTCCCCCCTGCCTTCCTGGACTGTCTCGCTCCTGGAGGTGCACCAGGGGTCGCCCCCCACCAGCGAGACGCCCAACCCCAGCGCCCCTGACCCCGCACCCCAACCCCAGCGGGAAGGCCGTCCGGATCCCCCCGGTGCCCCCCTCCCAGAGCAGCCGCCTACTTCCCCCCGGAAAGGCGTGTTGCTCAAAGGGCTCTCCATCAGCTGCCAGCACAAATGA